In Rutidosis leptorrhynchoides isolate AG116_Rl617_1_P2 chromosome 2, CSIRO_AGI_Rlap_v1, whole genome shotgun sequence, one genomic interval encodes:
- the LOC139893663 gene encoding probable 2-oxoglutarate-dependent dioxygenase SLC1: MYQKGVKHLCDNYGVTQVPNKYILPEPERPHDLDTTNGCIDLPVIDFAQLQGADRPQVLASLSKACQEFGFFQLINHGVDNEAIGKMIHVSKSFFELPFEERRRYMSPDLYAPVRCGTSFNQNKDGVFCWRDFLKLSCHPIQDFASFWPSSPLELREAVGEYSTRTRHLYKSVMEAILETLEVTNEKAIMEEGNQLMMVNYYPACPQPQLTLGLPPHSDYGLLTLLLQDQVEGLQIQHNHKWFTVKPIPNSFVVNIGDQFEIFSNGRYKSVVHRVAVNSMSSRLSVASLHSLSVNRNVTPYPKLINDSNPRLYQDTNFADFLNYLSSSDFKCKRFLESRKLQY; the protein is encoded by the exons ATGTACCAAAAAGGTGTAAAACATTTGTGTGATAATTATGGTGTCACACAAGTTCCAAACAAGTACATACTACCCGAACCCGAAAGACCACATGATTTAGACACTACTAACGGCTGCATTGACTTGCCAGTTATCGATTTTGCTCAGCTTCAAGGTGCAGACAGACCTCAAGTCCTTGCGTCTCTCTCGAAAGCTTGCCAGGAGTTCGGATTTTTTCAG TTGATAAACCATGGGGTTGATAATGAGGCAATTGGTAAGATGATACATGTTAGTAAAAGCTTTTTCGAGCTTCCATTTGAAGAAAGACGAAGATATATGTCTCCAGATTTGTACGCACCGGTTCGATGTGGAACCAGCTTTAATCAGAATAAAGATGGAGTTTTTTGTTGGAGAGATTTCTTGAAGCTAAGCTGTCATCCCATACAAGATTTTGCTTCTTTTTGGCCTTCTTCTCCACTTGAGTTGAG GGAAGCGGTGGGTGAGTACTCGACGAGAACAAGACATTTATACAAAAGCGTGATGGAAGCAATCCTCGAGACTCTAGAAGTAACAAACGAGAAGGCGATTATGGAAGAAGGAAACCAGCTGATGATGGTGAATTATTATCCTGCTTGCCCACAGCCTCAACTAACACTTGGTCTCCCACCTCATTCTGATTATGGCTTGCTCACTCTTCTCCTTCAAGATCAAGTTGAAGGTCTTCAAATACAACACAATCACAAATGGTTTACTGttaaacccatccctaattcattcgTTGTCAATATTGGGGACCAATTCGAG ATATTTAGCAATGGAAGATACAAGAGTGTGGTGCATAGGGTGGCAGTTAACTCCATGAGTTCTCGACTCTCTGTGGCTTCATTACACAGTTTAAGTGTAAACCGCAACGTAACACCATATCCAAAACTCATCAACGACTCGAATCCTAGACTTTATCAAGACACAAACTTTGCAGATTTTCTCAATTATCTATCATCGTCAGATTTCAAGTGTAAGAGATTCCTAGAATCGCGAAAACTACAATATTGA